One window from the genome of Montipora foliosa isolate CH-2021 chromosome 5, ASM3666993v2, whole genome shotgun sequence encodes:
- the LOC138002244 gene encoding mucin-21-like, producing the protein MDDNYDANSWEQLSDGVEEEIYTGPRDQDLHIPDDDVFSYRYQPVSPGNTTVHSGANGNEDPAEEQGPRALPSGGSSGDEEDSPIQVLSFDKLIFRQTYLSGATRFGALEPEPRRRVSGSDAQLNIASSSNTERNTTSGDRFTFTPPRPSSSSRFGRPSMTRSMTSSTGSSSTSTSTTTNGPVAETRARLVSHPGGRGPSGSSNGTHTIRTNNISSPISGSRLYRLSRGRTLQGRPTSTRTTSTTTISNARAGRSNIAPIMDTAIATSTSSTSTITNASATSSNATTVMVTASVTSSTLSSTLSTSTITIASARSSNAAPVMVTTAMTSLTSSSISITNSAPAVRSGSVPISLSVAVTSIATNSVSIHTTVNSNVASGTNTTNVLSPSVTASSVAMPSGMGGGSNHVDGGDALQSNEGTISSSGEVEHNPGRRWRATLPIEVDDSDADDGAGLETEVSGIDNATPPTSTCTPTTGTGTIELPEASVLLDLLPPNQVGKCATNIHFNDTICKAAIQSSMYLLCGLEAIQHHSSSGMVAVVCNVDGCKKVLQKITESPSVSEFQRLLEEALKEFQEQKRKWYEDYNTPVVMSNLINT; encoded by the exons ATGGATGACAACTATGATGCAAACAGTTGGGAACAACTGTCCGACGGAGTTGAAGAAGAAATTTACACGGGACCCCGCGATCAG GATCTTCATATTCCGGATGACGATGTATTTAGTTACCGGTATCAGCCTGTCAGTCCAGGAAACACT ACTGTACACAGTGGTGCTAATGGCAACGAGGACCCAGCTGAAGAGCAAGGACCCAGAGCGTTGCCTTCAGGTGGTTCTTCTGGTGACGAG GAAGACAGTCCCATCCAGGTTTTGTCTTTCGACAAACTTATCTTTCGACAAACTTATCTTTCTGGAG CAACTAGATTTGGTGCTTTGGAGCCAGAACCAAGAAGGAGAGTTTCAGGAAGTGATGCGCAATTAAACATTGCATCATCAAGCAACACTGAAAGAAACACTACCTCTGGTGATCGATTCACTTTCACACCCCCAAGACCATCCAGTTCAAGTAGATTTGGCAGACCATCCATGACAAGGTCCATGACTTCTAGTACTGGATCAAGTTCAACATCAACCAGTACAACTACCAATGGTCCAGTAGCCGAGACAAGGGCTAGACTAGTTAGCCATCCAGGTGGAAGGGGACCATCAGGCAGTTCAAATGGAACACACACCATAAGAACCAATAATATAAGTAGTCCTATATCTGGAAGTAGACTCTACAGACTCTCTAGGGGAAGGACGCTTCAAGGTAGGCCAACCTCCACAAGAACCACATCAACTACCACTATTAGTAATGCCAGGGCAGGGAGGAGTAATATAGCACCGATTATGGATACAGCGATAGCTACTAGTACCTCATCAACTAGTACCATTACTAACGCTAGTGCAACGAGCAGCAATGCAACAACTGTTATGGTGACAGCTTCAGTGACTAGTTCTACTTTATCGAGCACCTTATCAACTAGCACCATTACTATTGCTAGTGCAAGAAGCAGCAATGCAGCACCTGTCATGGTGACCACTGCAATGACTAGTTTGACCTCGTCAAGCATCTCCATAACGAATTCTGCACCTGCTGTTCGATCTGGCAGTGTACCAATTAGTCTCTCTGTAGCGGTAACCTCAATTGCCACAAATTCAGTCTCAATACACACCACTGTAAATAGCAATGTGGCCAGTGGGACTAACACCACCAATGTTTTGAGTCCATCAGTTACGGCCAGTAGTGTTGCAATGCCAAGTGGTATGGGAGGTGGTTCTAATCATGTGGATGGTGGAGATGCTCTCCAAAGTAATGAAGGGACTATAAGCTCTTCAGGTGAAGTTGAACATAACCCCGGTCGCAGATGGCGTGCAACTCTTCCAATAGAAGTTGATGACAGTGATGCCGACGATGGAGCTGGGCTTGAAACTGAAGTATCTGGGATAGATAATGCTACTCCACCCACCTCAACATGCACACCTACTACTGGAACAG GCACCATAGAGTTACCAGAGGCAAGTGTGCTGCTTGATCTGTTGCCTCCAAATCAGG TTGGCAAGTGCGCTACAAACATCCATTTCAATGACACAATCTGCAAGGCTGCCATTCAATCATCCATGTACCTTCTATGTG GACTAGAAGCCATACAACATCACAGCAGTTCAGGAATGGTGGCTGTAGTTTGCAATGTCGATGGTTGCAAAAAAGTTTTGCAAAAGATCACAG AGTCACCAAGTGTTTCCGAATTCCAAAGACTTCTGGAAGAAGCGTTGAAAGAAT